The Paenibacillus sp. FSL R7-0345 DNA segment TTTTGCCCGCCCTGATAGACCGTTTCGTCCCGGCGGATGTCTCTTCCCTGCGTCTTAGCCTGCTCGAGCAGCTCCGCACCGTCATCCTGCGGCTTGTAGCCGATCAGCTCCTCCAGGTAAGCGATATCATAATAGTTATCGCTGTTGGCAGATGTACCATACAGGTTCAGATACTGCATGGCTTCATCGGCCTCGATACAACAGATGACCAGCTGCAGCATGTCACGTTCGGAAATCCAGATATGACCCGCACGCTCCGAATGAGGACGGTCATCCCCCGGAAAGTTGCCGATACGGATATTAAAGGAGGAGATTTTGCCCTGATCAGCATACAGGCGGCCAAGCAGCTCAATATAGCATTTGCTCAGCCCGTACAAGCTGTCCGGCCGGTAAGGGTCAGACGGGTCAACCTGCTCATTCGTCTTATAGAAGCCGGTGGCATGATTGGAGCTGGCGAAGACAATCCGCTTAACGCCGCTTTTCACTGCAGCATCGAACAGCTTGTAAGCACCG contains these protein-coding regions:
- a CDS encoding NAD(P)-dependent oxidoreductase, coding for MKRKLLVTGASGVIGNTIYKGLKNDVRYEVIGTDIQEDAAQGIVQMDIADEDRIAELTQGIDTVLHFAWIKDEDDFLGKVLQGNVAGAYKLFDAAVKSGVKRIVFASSNHATGFYKTNEQVDPSDPYRPDSLYGLSKCYIELLGRLYADQGKISSFNIRIGNFPGDDRPHSERAGHIWISERDMLQLVICCIEADEAMQYLNLYGTSANSDNYYDIAYLEELIGYKPQDDGAELLEQAKTQGRDIRRDETVYQGGQKE